One region of Mycolicibacterium rhodesiae NBB3 genomic DNA includes:
- a CDS encoding phytoene desaturase family protein has product MDVTVVGSGPNGLAAAVICARAGLSVQVFEAQPTLGGGARTLPDPEFGGVTHDVCSAVHPLALASPFLAAFDLPARGVTLQVPPVSYANPLPGMPTAVGYHDLDRTCAELLDGDSWRRLLGPLVDRDGGVVNFLLGDKRSIPRDPIAAAFIARNMLEQGTPLWGRLSGADARALFTGVAAHAINRMPSFVTTGAGLMLATLAHTVGWPIPVGGSQAIPDALIADLRAHGGIISAGQQITEPPGGVVLFDTAPTALLAIYRDRIPAKYAKALRRYRFGPGVAKVDFVLSDEIPWKDSRAADAPTLHMGGGRDQMAHAEKEIAAGRHADWPMVLASLPHLADSSRIDAHGRRPLWTYAHVPHGSTLDQAETVTSVFERFAPGFRDIVVGVRSVPASRLSEHNANLVGGDIGVGGNSLLHALAGPTPRFNPWATPIPKVYLCSSATPPGGGVHGMAGLYAARTVLRREFGIKRLPPLSP; this is encoded by the coding sequence GTGGACGTCACCGTGGTCGGCAGTGGACCCAACGGCTTGGCCGCCGCCGTCATCTGCGCGCGCGCCGGTCTGTCGGTGCAGGTATTCGAGGCTCAGCCGACTCTGGGAGGCGGTGCGCGAACCCTCCCCGATCCTGAGTTCGGCGGCGTCACCCACGACGTCTGCTCGGCGGTTCACCCGCTGGCGTTGGCATCTCCATTCCTGGCAGCGTTCGATCTACCCGCTCGCGGTGTGACCTTGCAGGTGCCCCCGGTCTCGTACGCCAATCCCCTTCCCGGCATGCCGACGGCGGTCGGCTATCACGATCTCGACCGCACATGCGCAGAGCTACTCGACGGCGATTCGTGGCGGCGGCTGCTCGGTCCGCTCGTCGACCGTGATGGTGGTGTCGTCAACTTTCTGCTCGGTGACAAACGATCGATTCCGCGTGATCCGATCGCCGCGGCATTCATCGCCCGAAACATGCTCGAGCAGGGCACGCCATTGTGGGGCAGGCTTTCCGGCGCGGATGCGCGCGCGTTGTTCACCGGAGTCGCGGCACATGCGATCAACCGGATGCCATCGTTCGTCACGACCGGCGCGGGACTGATGCTGGCAACCCTGGCGCATACCGTCGGCTGGCCGATACCGGTCGGTGGCAGCCAGGCGATTCCGGACGCACTGATCGCCGACCTGCGTGCGCACGGGGGCATCATTTCGGCCGGCCAACAGATCACCGAACCGCCGGGCGGGGTGGTCCTTTTCGACACTGCGCCCACCGCGCTGCTGGCGATCTATCGCGACCGGATCCCGGCTAAGTACGCGAAAGCATTGCGGCGCTATCGGTTTGGTCCAGGCGTCGCCAAGGTGGATTTCGTCCTGTCCGACGAGATTCCATGGAAGGACTCGCGGGCTGCGGACGCACCGACGCTGCACATGGGTGGCGGTCGGGACCAGATGGCGCACGCCGAGAAGGAGATTGCCGCGGGCAGGCATGCCGATTGGCCGATGGTGCTGGCCTCGCTGCCGCATCTGGCCGACTCGAGCCGCATCGATGCGCACGGGCGGAGGCCGCTGTGGACGTACGCGCACGTGCCGCATGGCTCCACCCTCGACCAGGCGGAAACGGTGACGTCGGTTTTCGAACGGTTCGCGCCCGGCTTCCGCGACATCGTGGTCGGAGTGCGGTCGGTACCGGCCTCGCGGTTGTCCGAACACAACGCCAACCTCGTCGGCGGCGACATCGGCGTCGGCGGCAACTCGCTGCTGCACGCGCTGGCGGGACCGACCCCGCGGTTCAATCCGTGGGCCACCCCGATCCCCAAGGTCTACCTGTGCTCATCGGCGACCCCGCCCGGCGGCGGAGTGCACGGAATGGCGGGGCTCTATGCAGCACGCACGGTCCTGCGCCGCGAGTTCGGTATCAAGAGACTGCCGCCGCTCTCGCCCTAG
- a CDS encoding DUF2945 domain-containing protein, translating to MSAEFRKGDKVQWSSHGTTVTGTVEEKITGDTETAGRKVRASRDEPQYRVRSDKTGRDAVHKPDALKRAK from the coding sequence ATGAGCGCAGAGTTTCGCAAAGGCGACAAGGTTCAATGGAGCAGTCACGGAACCACAGTCACCGGGACCGTCGAGGAGAAGATCACCGGCGACACCGAGACGGCAGGCCGGAAGGTGCGCGCCTCGCGCGATGAGCCGCAGTACCGGGTCCGCAGCGACAAGACCGGACGCGACGCCGTACACAAACCTGACGCGCTGAAGCGGGCGAAGTAG
- a CDS encoding DUF3140 domain-containing protein produces the protein MLSHETVNMTAAELEKWLDTDESKSVGQKSGGESTGTPAEDGS, from the coding sequence ATGCTGAGCCACGAGACCGTCAACATGACGGCGGCGGAACTCGAAAAATGGCTTGACACAGACGAATCCAAATCCGTCGGGCAGAAATCCGGTGGCGAGTCAACGGGCACGCCAGCGGAGGACGGATCGTGA
- a CDS encoding MerR family transcriptional regulator: MTPSEKSANSDVDEPLYTVRVVAERVGVPTATLRSWNQRYGVGPPEHSRGQHRLYSETDIAVVRRMYELILEGASPRSAARTAVDSVRPARGDAAALLVAAFDFDVFTAGHLLDRHLRHFGVLDTWDLLIRPAFDAIAERQAQGESCIDVEHALSWTVTRSLQRYPIPAPAESAPIILACTPHETHTLALDALRAALVERGRGALMLGADVPRSALIEAVERKGRPVATMLWSQTQDTADVDTVNDLAARASVSVGGPGWDAVMDQIQAPRLKNLRAAVDYFVPD, from the coding sequence TTGACACCTTCCGAGAAGTCTGCGAACAGCGACGTTGACGAGCCGCTTTACACCGTCCGCGTCGTAGCTGAACGCGTCGGAGTACCCACCGCGACACTGCGCAGTTGGAACCAGCGCTACGGGGTGGGACCACCCGAACACAGCCGAGGCCAGCATCGCCTCTACAGCGAGACCGACATCGCGGTCGTCCGGCGGATGTACGAGTTGATTCTCGAGGGCGCCAGTCCGCGCAGTGCGGCGCGGACTGCGGTCGACTCGGTGAGACCGGCGCGCGGTGACGCCGCGGCCCTGCTCGTGGCAGCCTTCGACTTCGACGTGTTCACCGCGGGCCATCTGCTGGATCGTCACCTGCGCCACTTCGGTGTACTCGACACGTGGGACCTGCTGATACGTCCGGCTTTCGATGCCATCGCGGAACGCCAAGCCCAGGGTGAGAGTTGCATCGACGTCGAACACGCGCTGTCCTGGACGGTGACGCGGTCATTGCAGCGTTACCCCATCCCCGCACCTGCAGAATCCGCGCCGATCATCCTCGCGTGCACGCCGCACGAGACACACACGTTGGCGCTGGACGCGCTGCGCGCGGCGCTCGTCGAGCGCGGCCGCGGTGCGCTGATGCTCGGTGCTGACGTCCCGCGGTCGGCCCTCATCGAGGCGGTCGAACGCAAGGGCCGTCCGGTGGCGACGATGTTGTGGTCGCAGACGCAGGACACCGCCGATGTCGACACGGTCAACGACCTCGCTGCACGTGCGTCGGTCAGCGTCGGGGGTCCGGGCTGGGACGCCGTGATGGACCAGATCCAGGCGCCCCGATTGAAGAATCTGCGCGCCGCGGTCGACTATTTCGTTCCCGACTAG
- a CDS encoding phosphoribosyltransferase, with translation MADREELTWDQFGAATRQLAAAVVADGFRPDLILAVARGGLFVAGALGYALDVKNLHMMNVEYYTGVDARLDAPVLLPPLPDVAELGGARVLIADDVADTGATLRFVRDFCAEHVAEVRCAVVYQKPQSEVDCEYIWRRTDLWIEFPWSSPELLRS, from the coding sequence ATGGCCGACCGGGAAGAACTGACTTGGGATCAGTTCGGTGCCGCTACACGACAACTCGCCGCCGCTGTGGTGGCGGACGGTTTCCGACCCGACCTGATCCTGGCCGTCGCGCGGGGCGGCTTGTTCGTGGCCGGTGCGCTTGGCTACGCGCTGGACGTCAAGAACCTGCACATGATGAACGTCGAGTACTACACAGGCGTGGACGCGCGCCTGGATGCGCCGGTGCTGCTGCCTCCCCTACCTGATGTCGCGGAGCTCGGTGGTGCACGCGTGCTGATCGCCGACGACGTCGCGGATACGGGAGCGACCCTGCGGTTCGTCCGCGATTTCTGCGCCGAGCACGTCGCCGAGGTCCGGTGCGCCGTCGTCTATCAGAAGCCGCAATCGGAAGTCGACTGCGAGTACATCTGGCGCCGGACCGATCTCTGGATCGAGTTTCCGTGGAGCAGTCCGGAGCTCCTGCGGTCCTAA
- the wrbA gene encoding NAD(P)H:quinone oxidoreductase, translated as MANLSVIYYSATGHGATMAKRVGAAAEAAGAEVRIRQVAETRDPATFAGNPAWTAHYEATKDLPVATGDDIVWADAVIFGSPTRFGSVASQLRAFLDSLGGIWSEGKLADKVYSAFTSTNTLHGGQETTILSLYITLMHFGGIIVPPGYTDPLKYVDGNPYGASLTAEHGNISEFDGATNDALDHLAKRVVGIADRLS; from the coding sequence ATGGCCAACCTTTCGGTGATCTATTACTCCGCAACCGGGCACGGCGCGACGATGGCCAAGCGGGTGGGCGCCGCAGCCGAGGCCGCAGGAGCCGAGGTACGCATACGCCAGGTCGCCGAGACGCGCGATCCCGCGACGTTCGCAGGTAATCCCGCTTGGACGGCCCACTACGAGGCGACCAAGGACCTGCCCGTCGCCACCGGTGACGACATCGTTTGGGCCGACGCGGTGATCTTCGGGTCACCCACGCGATTCGGTTCGGTCGCCTCTCAACTGCGCGCCTTCCTCGACTCGCTGGGTGGCATCTGGTCGGAGGGCAAGCTGGCCGACAAGGTCTATTCGGCGTTCACGTCGACCAACACGCTCCATGGCGGCCAGGAGACGACCATCCTCTCGCTGTACATCACGCTGATGCACTTCGGCGGGATCATCGTGCCGCCCGGATACACCGATCCGTTGAAGTACGTCGACGGAAACCCCTACGGCGCCAGCCTGACTGCGGAACACGGCAACATCAGCGAGTTCGACGGCGCAACGAACGACGCGCTCGACCATCTGGCCAAGCGCGTCGTCGGTATCGCGGATCGTCTCAGTTGA
- the ilvC gene encoding ketol-acid reductoisomerase produces the protein MPVEMFYDDDADLSIIQGRKVGVIGYGSQGHAHSLSLRDSGVQVKVGLKEGSKSRAKVTEQGLEVDTPAEVAKWADVIMLLAPDTAQADIFKNDIEPNLEDGNALFFGHGLNIHFDLIKPPANVTIGMVAPKGPGHLVRRQFVDGKGVPCLIAVDQDPKGEGQALALSYAKGIGGTRAGVIKTTFKDETETDLFGEQAVLCGGTEELVKTGFDVMVEAGYEPELAYFEVLHELKLIVDLMYEGGIARMNYSVSDTAEFGGYLSGPRVIDADTKKRMKQILAEIQDGTFVKRLVANVEGGNKELEGLRKENAEHPIEVTGKKLRDLMSWVDRPITETA, from the coding sequence ATGCCAGTTGAGATGTTCTACGACGACGACGCGGACCTGTCGATCATTCAGGGCCGCAAGGTCGGCGTCATCGGCTACGGCAGCCAGGGCCACGCCCACTCGCTGTCCCTGCGCGACTCCGGCGTGCAGGTGAAGGTCGGCCTCAAGGAGGGATCGAAGTCCCGCGCCAAGGTCACCGAGCAGGGACTCGAGGTCGATACACCGGCCGAGGTGGCCAAGTGGGCCGATGTGATCATGCTGCTGGCACCCGACACCGCGCAGGCCGACATCTTCAAAAACGACATCGAGCCCAACCTCGAGGACGGCAACGCGCTGTTCTTCGGTCACGGGCTCAACATTCACTTCGACCTGATCAAGCCGCCGGCCAACGTCACCATCGGCATGGTGGCCCCGAAGGGGCCCGGCCACCTGGTGCGTCGTCAGTTCGTCGACGGTAAGGGTGTGCCGTGTCTGATCGCGGTCGACCAGGACCCCAAGGGGGAGGGCCAGGCGCTGGCGCTGTCCTACGCCAAGGGCATCGGCGGCACCCGCGCAGGCGTCATCAAGACGACGTTCAAGGACGAGACCGAGACCGACCTCTTCGGTGAGCAGGCCGTGTTGTGCGGTGGCACAGAGGAACTCGTCAAGACCGGGTTCGACGTGATGGTGGAGGCGGGCTACGAGCCCGAGCTCGCCTACTTCGAGGTGCTGCACGAACTCAAACTCATCGTCGATCTGATGTACGAGGGCGGCATCGCACGGATGAACTACTCGGTGTCCGACACCGCAGAGTTCGGCGGCTACCTGTCCGGGCCCCGGGTGATCGACGCCGACACCAAGAAGCGCATGAAGCAGATCCTCGCCGAGATCCAGGACGGCACCTTCGTGAAGCGTCTGGTCGCCAACGTCGAGGGCGGCAACAAGGAACTAGAGGGGCTGCGCAAGGAGAACGCCGAGCATCCCATCGAGGTGACCGGTAAGAAGCTGCGCGATCTGATGAGCTGGGTCGACCGCCCGATCACCGAGACCGCCTGA
- the ilvN gene encoding acetolactate synthase small subunit, with protein sequence MVTSGTTPTHTLSVLVEDSPGVLARVAALFSRRGYNIKSLAVGATEQKDMSRMTIVVSVDESPLEQITKQLNKLVQVIKIVEQEDDNSVSRELALIKVRADATTRSQVIEAVNLFRAKVVDVSTESLTIEATGTQEKLEALLRVLEPYGIRELVQSGVVSLSRGPRGIGTAK encoded by the coding sequence ATGGTGACCAGTGGCACGACGCCGACACACACGCTCTCGGTGCTCGTCGAAGACTCACCGGGTGTGCTTGCGCGGGTGGCTGCGCTGTTCTCGCGGCGCGGGTACAACATCAAGTCGCTCGCCGTCGGTGCGACGGAGCAGAAGGACATGTCCCGGATGACGATCGTGGTCAGCGTGGACGAGTCACCGCTGGAACAGATCACCAAACAGCTCAACAAGCTCGTCCAGGTGATCAAGATCGTCGAGCAGGAAGACGACAACTCCGTCTCGCGCGAGCTGGCACTGATCAAGGTGCGAGCCGATGCGACCACCCGCAGCCAGGTCATCGAGGCAGTGAATCTGTTCCGCGCCAAGGTCGTTGATGTGTCCACCGAGTCACTGACGATCGAGGCGACCGGCACCCAGGAGAAGCTCGAGGCGCTGCTTCGGGTGCTGGAGCCATACGGGATCCGCGAGCTCGTGCAGTCCGGCGTCGTGTCACTGTCACGCGGCCCGCGCGGCATCGGCACCGCCAAGTAA
- a CDS encoding acetolactate synthase large subunit, whose translation MSAPTTRPPEHSETATNGTHAVPEARPAASKRIAPHQLTGAQAVIRSLEELDVDTIFGIPGGAVLPVYDPLFDSQKLRHVLVRHEQGAGHAASGYAHATGRVGVCMATSGPGATNLVTPLADAYMDSIPVVAVTGQVGRALIGTDAFQEADISGITMPITKHNFLVRKGDDIARVMAEAFHIARSGRPGPVLVDIPKDVLQGQCTFSWPPQIDLPGYKPNTKPHSRQIREAAKLIAAARKPVLYVGGGVIRGEASEQLLNLAELTGIPVVTTLMARGAFPDSHPQNMGMPGMHGTVAAVAALQRSDLLIALGTRFDDRVTGKLDSFAPEAKVIHADIDPAEIGKNRHADVPIVGDVKAVITDLTEVLRRDGGTGASKIEAWWEYLRGVQATYPLSYGAQSDGSLSPEYVIETLGKMAGPDAVYVAGVGQHQMWAAQFISYEKPKTWLNSGGLGTMGYAVPAAMGAKFGRPEAEVWAIDGDGCFQMTNQELATCAVEGAPIKVAIINNGNLGMVRQWQTLFYEERYSQTDLATHSHRIPDFVKLAEALGCVGLRCERAEDVEAVIAQAREINDRPVVIDFIVGADAQVWPMVAAGTSNDEIQAARGIRPLFDDPEEGHA comes from the coding sequence GTGAGCGCACCCACCACGCGACCGCCCGAGCATTCGGAGACCGCGACGAACGGGACACACGCCGTCCCCGAGGCCCGTCCAGCGGCATCCAAACGCATTGCGCCGCATCAGCTCACCGGAGCGCAGGCGGTAATCCGTTCGCTGGAGGAACTCGACGTCGACACCATCTTCGGAATCCCCGGTGGTGCCGTGTTGCCGGTCTACGACCCGCTTTTCGACTCGCAGAAGCTACGCCACGTGCTGGTGCGTCACGAACAGGGCGCCGGGCACGCCGCAAGTGGATACGCGCACGCGACGGGCAGGGTCGGTGTGTGCATGGCGACGTCAGGTCCCGGCGCGACCAACCTGGTCACACCGCTCGCCGACGCGTACATGGACTCGATTCCGGTTGTCGCCGTCACGGGACAGGTCGGCCGTGCGCTGATCGGCACCGACGCGTTTCAGGAAGCTGACATCTCCGGCATCACGATGCCGATCACCAAGCACAACTTCCTGGTGCGCAAGGGTGACGACATCGCCCGTGTGATGGCCGAAGCGTTTCACATCGCGCGATCGGGCCGGCCCGGTCCGGTGCTCGTCGACATCCCCAAGGATGTTCTGCAGGGGCAGTGCACGTTCAGCTGGCCGCCCCAGATCGATCTGCCCGGCTACAAGCCGAACACCAAACCGCACAGCAGACAGATCCGCGAAGCGGCCAAGCTCATCGCGGCGGCGCGTAAGCCGGTGCTGTACGTCGGCGGCGGCGTGATCCGCGGCGAGGCCAGCGAACAGTTACTGAATCTGGCCGAGCTGACCGGCATTCCGGTCGTCACCACGCTGATGGCCCGCGGCGCGTTCCCGGACAGCCATCCGCAGAACATGGGTATGCCCGGAATGCACGGCACGGTGGCCGCCGTCGCCGCGTTGCAGCGCAGCGATCTGTTGATCGCGCTCGGCACTCGTTTCGATGATCGGGTGACCGGCAAGCTGGATTCCTTTGCGCCAGAAGCCAAAGTCATCCACGCCGACATCGATCCGGCCGAGATCGGTAAGAACCGCCACGCCGACGTTCCCATCGTCGGTGATGTCAAAGCGGTGATCACCGACCTCACCGAAGTGTTGCGGCGCGATGGGGGCACCGGAGCGAGCAAGATCGAGGCCTGGTGGGAATACCTGCGCGGTGTGCAGGCGACCTACCCGCTGAGCTACGGGGCGCAGAGTGACGGAAGCCTGTCGCCCGAGTACGTCATCGAAACTCTGGGCAAGATGGCGGGTCCGGACGCCGTGTACGTCGCAGGCGTTGGGCAGCACCAGATGTGGGCCGCGCAGTTCATCTCCTATGAGAAGCCGAAGACCTGGTTGAACTCGGGCGGGCTGGGGACCATGGGTTACGCCGTCCCGGCGGCGATGGGCGCCAAGTTCGGCCGTCCCGAAGCAGAGGTCTGGGCGATCGACGGTGATGGCTGCTTCCAGATGACCAACCAGGAGTTGGCCACGTGCGCGGTCGAGGGTGCGCCGATCAAGGTGGCCATCATCAACAACGGGAATCTGGGCATGGTGCGGCAATGGCAGACGCTGTTCTACGAAGAGCGGTACAGCCAAACCGATCTGGCCACCCACTCACATCGCATCCCGGACTTCGTGAAGCTGGCCGAGGCGCTGGGCTGCGTCGGGTTGCGTTGTGAGCGTGCCGAAGACGTCGAGGCAGTCATCGCGCAGGCCCGTGAGATCAATGACCGCCCGGTCGTGATCGACTTCATCGTCGGCGCCGACGCCCAGGTGTGGCCGATGGTGGCCGCCGGTACCAGCAATGACGAAATCCAAGCTGCGCGTGGCATCCGCCCGCTGTTCGACGATCCAGAAGAGGGGCATGCCTGA
- a CDS encoding PH domain-containing protein, whose translation MAGVSADADQKPVIIRISPMAHFAVGFLIVGMLAVILAGPPWVALILLIPITLSLAIVRYRTIADTKTVTARTLLSSETVGWDDIDGLRFSRSSWATAHLKDGRELRLPAVTFATLPQLTEVSGGRVPNPYG comes from the coding sequence ATGGCGGGTGTGAGCGCGGACGCCGATCAGAAACCCGTCATCATCAGGATTTCTCCGATGGCGCATTTCGCAGTCGGCTTCCTGATCGTGGGCATGCTCGCGGTGATTCTTGCCGGCCCGCCCTGGGTCGCACTGATCCTCCTCATTCCGATCACGCTCTCGTTGGCGATCGTCAGATACCGGACGATCGCCGACACTAAGACGGTGACCGCACGGACACTTCTGAGCAGCGAGACCGTGGGCTGGGATGACATCGACGGTCTGCGTTTCAGCAGGTCCTCGTGGGCGACCGCGCACCTCAAGGACGGCCGGGAACTCCGGCTCCCCGCGGTGACCTTCGCGACCCTGCCCCAACTCACCGAGGTCAGCGGGGGACGCGTGCCCAACCCGTACGGCTAG
- a CDS encoding DoxX family protein, which produces MTSNPHDPSAWQRPDDAAGRPMSASLVDPDDDLPSANYSGDFETTAIPSYDSGQTSVVTPGYSLLNDPEPLPYVQPSGRHAMSSFGAEPTEFGPDLDSQVEHRRGTVDLGLFLLRLGAGAILIVHGLQKALGLWGGPGLDGWRDSLTAMGFKYGEILTYVTTIGQLAAGLLLVLGLFTPVAAAGALAYLVTGLLADAMAAHEAARLSSFLTDGHEYKVFLAGAVAALILTGPGRYGFDAGRGWARRPFVGSFIALLAGVGAGVAVWVLLNGGNPLG; this is translated from the coding sequence GTGACCAGTAATCCCCACGACCCGAGCGCGTGGCAGCGGCCCGACGACGCGGCAGGGCGCCCCATGTCGGCAAGCCTGGTCGACCCGGACGACGATCTTCCGTCGGCGAATTACTCCGGCGACTTCGAAACCACTGCGATCCCGTCGTACGACTCGGGTCAGACCTCGGTGGTGACTCCCGGCTACTCGCTGCTCAACGATCCCGAGCCGCTTCCCTACGTACAACCGAGCGGCCGGCACGCGATGTCCTCATTCGGGGCGGAACCCACCGAGTTCGGACCCGATCTGGACAGCCAGGTGGAACACCGCCGCGGCACCGTTGACCTGGGACTCTTCCTCTTGCGTCTGGGCGCCGGCGCGATCCTGATCGTGCACGGACTGCAGAAGGCGTTGGGCTTGTGGGGCGGACCCGGTCTGGATGGCTGGCGGGACTCGCTGACCGCAATGGGATTCAAGTACGGCGAAATCCTGACCTACGTCACGACGATCGGTCAGCTCGCCGCCGGACTGCTCCTCGTTCTCGGCCTTTTCACGCCGGTGGCCGCGGCAGGTGCGCTGGCGTACCTGGTGACAGGCCTGCTGGCCGATGCGATGGCGGCGCACGAAGCCGCCAGGCTGTCGTCGTTCCTCACCGACGGTCACGAGTACAAAGTCTTCCTGGCCGGCGCGGTCGCAGCGTTGATCCTGACCGGTCCCGGCCGCTACGGCTTCGATGCCGGACGCGGGTGGGCGCGCCGTCCGTTCGTCGGCTCGTTCATTGCCCTACTGGCCGGTGTCGGTGCCGGTGTCGCCGTGTGGGTGTTGCTCAACGGCGGCAATCCGCTGGGGTAG
- a CDS encoding PQQ-dependent sugar dehydrogenase, with amino-acid sequence MRLRRPVRGALAVVCAALLVGSGCARFDDLQSQPFTTEPELAPGPTSSPPPPPPLPPKPFPKECPAPGVMQGCLESTSGLIMLPDSQSALVAERTTGAVKEVSVRAEPKVKTVLPVDGSGDGGLMDIVLSPTYNQDRLMYAYVSTPTDNRVIRIADDDIPKPILTGIPKGGSGNTGSLIFTSPTTLLVQTGDAGDPAQAGDPRSLAGKVLRIEQPTTVDQAPTTTALSGLGAGGGMCIDPSDESLYITDRTPTGDRLQRITKDSKVSTVWTWPDRPGVAGCAALDGTVLVNLVNTKQSVAVRLAPETGAVTGDPEVVRQDLHGHAWAMAVSPDGNIWGATINKTAGDAEKLDDVVFPLFPQGGGFPRTNADNT; translated from the coding sequence ATGAGATTGCGCCGGCCCGTACGGGGTGCGCTCGCCGTCGTGTGCGCGGCATTGCTGGTCGGGTCCGGCTGCGCGCGTTTCGACGACCTTCAGTCGCAGCCGTTCACCACCGAGCCGGAACTGGCGCCCGGGCCGACGTCGTCGCCCCCTCCCCCTCCGCCGCTGCCGCCCAAGCCATTCCCCAAGGAATGCCCGGCGCCCGGTGTGATGCAGGGCTGCCTGGAAAGCACCAGCGGGTTGATCATGCTGCCCGATAGCCAATCGGCCCTGGTGGCCGAGCGGACCACAGGTGCGGTCAAGGAGGTGTCGGTACGCGCCGAACCCAAGGTCAAGACTGTTTTGCCCGTCGACGGCAGCGGCGACGGCGGACTCATGGACATCGTCTTGTCACCGACGTACAACCAGGATCGGCTGATGTATGCGTACGTCAGCACCCCCACCGACAACCGGGTCATCCGCATCGCCGACGACGACATCCCCAAGCCGATCCTGACCGGCATTCCCAAGGGCGGCAGCGGGAACACGGGGTCGCTGATCTTCACCAGCCCGACCACACTGCTGGTACAGACCGGCGACGCGGGCGATCCCGCTCAGGCGGGCGATCCTCGTTCGCTGGCGGGCAAGGTGCTGCGCATCGAGCAGCCCACGACCGTCGACCAGGCACCCACCACGACGGCCCTGTCAGGCCTCGGTGCGGGCGGTGGGATGTGTATCGACCCGTCGGACGAGTCGCTGTACATCACGGATCGCACCCCGACCGGTGACCGACTGCAGCGCATCACCAAGGACTCGAAGGTGTCGACGGTGTGGACCTGGCCCGATCGGCCCGGAGTCGCCGGCTGTGCAGCACTCGACGGCACCGTGCTGGTGAACCTCGTGAACACCAAGCAGTCGGTCGCCGTTCGGCTGGCACCCGAGACCGGCGCCGTCACCGGCGATCCCGAGGTGGTCCGCCAAGACCTGCACGGGCATGCCTGGGCGATGGCGGTGTCGCCCGACGGCAACATCTGGGGCGCAACCATCAATAAGACGGCCGGCGATGCCGAGAAGCTGGACGACGTCGTGTTCCCGCTGTTCCCGCAGGGCGGCGGCTTCCCACGCACCAACGCCGACAACACGTGA